Part of the Maridesulfovibrio sp. genome, CTGTGGCATAAATTCATGAACTTTGTGCGCAGACGCAAAGGAGAAATTTCAGCTCATACTTTAAGTTGGCATACCCGCATTGTTCTGGAAACAAGCCTTTTCCTGATCGTAGTCGGCGGTCTGGCCATCTTTTTTGCTGAAAGCCTTAAAGTCCATGTAGTCCAAGGTGCCGAGATCAATGAAATTGCGGCTCTGTTCCAGTCCGTAACCTGCCGCACTGCAGGCTTTAATACCATGGACATTTCCGGGCTGACCAACATTTCCCTGCTGACCATGATCGGCCTGATGCTTATCGGCGGTTCACCGGGATCATGTGCGGGCGGCTTGAAAACAACCACCTTCCGTACCTGGATCGGATTCATTATTTCCAAGGTCAAAGGGCATTCACAGGTCAGAGTCGGCTGGTACGCCCTCACTGAAGAAAGTGTTAACCGCGCCCTGACCCTGCTGACCATTGCCAGCGTTATCCTCGGCTCGGCAATTATCCTGCTAAGCGTCACTGAAGGAAGCCATCTGCCGCACAACGAAGTGCGCGGACATTTCATCGAAATCACTTTCGAAGCAATCTCAGCCTTTGCCACAGTAGGACTCTCCACCGGAGTAACCCCGGACTTGAGCGGACCGGGCAAATCTATCATAATAGCCTTGATGTTCGTTGGTAGATTGGGCCCAGTTTGGCTGCTGACTGCAATCAACAGCTGGCAGAAAGAACCACGCTACAGATTACCGGAAGACGATTTACCGTTAGGATAAAAACAAATTTCACATACAACTCGGCGAAACCAACTAAAAGAGTTTGGGATTCTTAAACCCTTTTGCAAAAGAGTTTAAGACGCCGGAGGCAAATAATATGGCAAAAGAAAAAATAGAAGTAGGCGTTATCGGCCTTGGTAAATTCGGTCTGGAGCTGGCCTTGAACCTGCGTAAGCTCGGCCATAATGTTGTTGGCGTCGACACCAGTGAAGAGCGGGTCAAAGCAGCCAAGCCCTACCTTGCACAGGTATTTCAGGCTGACGGCACCGATCCCAAAACACTGGAACAGCTAAGCTTTCAGGATTTCAACTACGTGGTGGTTTCCACTGGCGACTCTTTGGAAGCCAGTGTGCTGGTTGTACTCAACCTGCAGGAGATCGGGGTCAACAAAATCTGGGTCAAAGCCATCAGTGTGGCACATGAGAAAGTACTCAGCAGAATGGGCGTGGATTATGTTGTTTTCCCGGAACACTTCGCAGCGAAACAGCTGGCCCATAAGCTTTCCACTCCGGGCATGATCGAATACCTTTCCATGGGTAATGATATTCTGATCAAGGAACGTCAGGCCGCGGACTGGGCCGGAAAG contains:
- a CDS encoding potassium transporter TrkG; translated protein: MNSKATSPFWVPIYAFLATILIGGMLLKLDICHPGKELTFLDAVFTATSAVCVTGLAVVDTGTFFSRTGQSVILFLIQLGGLGIMTYASLVIYLLGKKVSASDRLAVSQTLIHDPSFNIGKFIVGVVTAVLSIEALGALLLNRMDPTGFYPFSAVFHSISAFCNAGFSLYSDSLTTWKNHLGINAVFMALIIMGGLGFYVMTELWHKFMNFVRRRKGEISAHTLSWHTRIVLETSLFLIVVGGLAIFFAESLKVHVVQGAEINEIAALFQSVTCRTAGFNTMDISGLTNISLLTMIGLMLIGGSPGSCAGGLKTTTFRTWIGFIISKVKGHSQVRVGWYALTEESVNRALTLLTIASVILGSAIILLSVTEGSHLPHNEVRGHFIEITFEAISAFATVGLSTGVTPDLSGPGKSIIIALMFVGRLGPVWLLTAINSWQKEPRYRLPEDDLPLG
- a CDS encoding TrkA family potassium uptake protein, yielding MAKEKIEVGVIGLGKFGLELALNLRKLGHNVVGVDTSEERVKAAKPYLAQVFQADGTDPKTLEQLSFQDFNYVVVSTGDSLEASVLVVLNLQEIGVNKIWVKAISVAHEKVLSRMGVDYVVFPEHFAAKQLAHKLSTPGMIEYLSMGNDILIKERQAADWAGKTLIDLDLTNNYKVQVIAIRKNGSEELNFVPKANEPLGENDVLIMIGARENLLKLPDN